In Gimesia chilikensis, the DNA window ACCGGCCAGACCGTGGTCATTAGCGGCGGACGCTGCATGCTACCCTGAACCTGTCCAGCGAACAGTTTCAGGAAGCCTCATGCCTCAGGAGACGATGTCCTTGATCACATGCGCCTCTTCCACACCAGTCAAACGGAAATCGAGTCCCTGAAACCGGTAACTAAACCGCCTGTGGTCAATGCCGAACAAGTGTAGTAAGGTCGCATGAAAATCCCGGACGTGCACGGGATTTTCTGCCGCCGCGTATCCGAATTCATCCGTCGTGCCATAGCTCTTACCGCCCTGAATGGCTCCCCCGCCCAGTACCAGAGAAAACCCTTTGATGTGGTGATCTCGCCCGGATCCCTGGGCCATCGGGGTTCTGCCGAATTCACCACCCCAGACAATCAGCGTGTCATCATAAAGTCCTCGTTGTTTCAAATCGCGAATCAGAGCCGCGGTCGCCTGGTCGACTTCTTTCGCGGTAATCTCAATCGAACGTTTGATCCCGCCATGGTGGTCCCACGCACGGTGGTATAACTGCACGAAACGCACGCCACGTTCGAGCAGTCGTCGTGCGAGCAGGCAGTTGGATGCATAGGTTCCATCGCCTCCTTCTGTCCCGTAAGCTGATAACGTCTCTTTGGTTTCACTCGCCAGATCCATCAGCCCCGGCACACTGGTCTGCATCCGAAATGCCATTTCGTACTGCCCGATCCGGGTGGCGATTTCAGAATCATGCACCAGGTCATCGAAGCTGTGATTCAACTGGTTGACCGTCTGTACGAGCCGCTTCTGCTGCTGCATCGACACACCATCAGGTCGGTTCAGGTAAAGTACTGGTGCCCCCGTCGACTGAAACTGAACCCCCTGGAAGCGTGAAGGTAGAAACCCACTGTGCCATTGACGGGCGGCAATCGGCTGTGCCTGTCCCCCCTTCCCGACGCTGGTCAGCACAACATAACCGGGCAGGTCATCACATTCCTGTCCCAGGCCATACAACAGCCATGACCCCATGCTGGGGCGTCCTGCCTGCGAGGAACCGGTGTTAAATAGCGTATGAGCAGGGTCATGGTTGATCTGATCCGTATACATCGACCGGATAATACATAGATTGTCCGCCACAGATCCAATCTGGGGGAACTGACTACAGATCCGCTGGCCACTTTCGCCAAAACTTTTAAATTCGAATTGCGGAGCAAAGCATTTGAGTTCGCGTCCCTGCAACTGAGCAACCTGCTGCCCCTTCGTCAGAGATTCCGGCATCGGTTTGCCGTGCATCTCGCGTAACGTCGGCTTGTCGTCAAATGTTTCGAGATGAGACGGTCCTCCCGCCATACAGAGATGAATAACCCGTTTAATCCGCGGCGGGAAATGCGGTTTCCCGATCACCCCCTGCCCCAGATCACTGGACTGGGCATCCCGTGATAACAACGACAGTAAAGCCGCCGGCCCGATTCCGAGCGCAGACTGACGCAGAAAACTCCGTCGCGTAACATTCAGATTTGACATGGAGAATTCCTCAGTTTAATAACGTGTGATCATTTCATGCAGGTTCAAAACAGCGCGCGACACACTCGTCCAGGCAGCCAGTTCCGCCTGATCGATTTTCTCAGGGGTTGGATTTAAACCGACAGACAGAATCTCTACTGCCGCCTTCGGCGACTGACGATATGCCTGCAGATCTTCCTCATACAGTCTCTTCAGCAGCTTGATTTCATCCTGCCGTGGTTCCCGCATTAAGGCCTGTTGCATCAGCCACTTCAACTGTGAGTCAAACTGTTTCTCAGGGTATTCCTGAATCACGCGCGTCGCCAGTACCCGGGCCGCTTCCACAAAAGTCGGATCATTTAATAACACCAGGGACTGCAGAGGCGTATTGGATCGGGAACGCTGCGCCGTACATTCTTCACGAGCCGGCGCATCGAAAGCGAGCAGACTGGGATGCAGAAACGTACGTTGCCAGTGCGTATATAAACCCCGGCGATATTGCTGATCTCCCTTGTCCGACTGATAGGTCCGCTTGGGAAAATTCAATTGTGCCCAGTATCCGGCTGGTTGATAAGGTTTGGCACTTTCACCTCCGATTTGCAGATTCAGCAGTCCACTGACCTGCAGAGCATTATCGCGAATCATTTCCGCTTCCAGACGCCAGCGTGACTGACGTGCATACATGCGATTATACGGATCACGCTCTCGTAATGCGGCTGTCCAGGCAGAAGACTGACGATAGGTATGCGAGGTCACCATCAGTCGCACCATGTGCTTGACATCCCAGCCGCTGTCAATAAATTCACAGGCAAGCCAGTCGAGCAGTTCAGGATGGGTCGGCATCTCTCCCTGTGAACCCAGATCATCGACCGTACGAGCCAGCCCCTGTCCGAACAGGAGCATCCACAATCGATTCACAAACGTGCGCGCTACCAGCGGATTCTCGCGCGACGTCATCCAACGTGCCAGATCCAGGCGGGTCGCCCGCTGATTCTCGGGTAAATCAAGCGGAGCTAAAAAGTGCGGTACTCCGGGATCCACAACTTCGCCGGAATCATCCATCCAGTTCCCGCGTGGCAGAACCCGCATGGTACGCGGCGTTGTAGCTGTTGTCGCCAGTGTCGTGACGATCTGATTCTTCAACTGCTCCTGCTGCTGTCTTAATCGAGCCAGTT includes these proteins:
- a CDS encoding DUF1501 domain-containing protein, whose protein sequence is MSNLNVTRRSFLRQSALGIGPAALLSLLSRDAQSSDLGQGVIGKPHFPPRIKRVIHLCMAGGPSHLETFDDKPTLREMHGKPMPESLTKGQQVAQLQGRELKCFAPQFEFKSFGESGQRICSQFPQIGSVADNLCIIRSMYTDQINHDPAHTLFNTGSSQAGRPSMGSWLLYGLGQECDDLPGYVVLTSVGKGGQAQPIAARQWHSGFLPSRFQGVQFQSTGAPVLYLNRPDGVSMQQQKRLVQTVNQLNHSFDDLVHDSEIATRIGQYEMAFRMQTSVPGLMDLASETKETLSAYGTEGGDGTYASNCLLARRLLERGVRFVQLYHRAWDHHGGIKRSIEITAKEVDQATAALIRDLKQRGLYDDTLIVWGGEFGRTPMAQGSGRDHHIKGFSLVLGGGAIQGGKSYGTTDEFGYAAAENPVHVRDFHATLLHLFGIDHRRFSYRFQGLDFRLTGVEEAHVIKDIVS